Proteins co-encoded in one Rattus rattus isolate New Zealand chromosome 5, Rrattus_CSIRO_v1, whole genome shotgun sequence genomic window:
- the Katnbl1 gene encoding KATNB1-like protein 1 translates to MAFDTHHVKKRNFSNSIDLPRKRISNFTSKNMKEVKISPKQLAAYISRTVGQAVKSPDKLRKVLYHRKLVRHSFPNPCYRTKQSPKSGGCDMANKENELACAGHLPENLRHDSRTFVINTSDSGSSQTENPSSKYSGFFSEVSQDHETMAQVLFSRNLRLNVALTFWRKRSVSELVAYLVRIEDLGVVVDCLPVLTNSLQEEKQCISLGCCVDLFPLVKSLLQSRFEEYVIVGLNWLQAVIKRWWSELSSKSEIISDGNIKILKQQLNGLWEQENHLTLVPGYTGNIAKDVDAYLLQLQ, encoded by the exons ATGGCATTTGATACTCACCATGTTAAAAAACGGAACTTCTCTAATAGTATTGATCTTCCTAGAAAGAGGATCTCTAATTTTACCAGTAAGAACATGAAGGAG gTTAAGATATCTCCAAAACAGTTGGCTGCGTACATAAGTAG AACAGTTGGACAAGCAGTGAAAAGCCCAGATAAGCTGCGCAAGGTACTCTACCACAGAAAGTTAGTTCGTCATTCATTCCCAAATCCTTGTTACAGAACTAAGCAGTCCCCTAAAAGTGGGGGCTGTGACatggcaaataaagaaaatgaactggCTTGTGCAGGCCATCTACCTGAAAATTTACGCCATGACAGTCGGACATTTGTCATTAACACCAGTGATTCTGGGTCTTCACAGACAGAAAACCCATCATCAAAATATAGTGGTTTCTTTTCTGAG GTTTCTCAGGACCATGAGACAATGGCCCAAGTTCTATTCAGCAGGAATTTGAGATTGAATGTAGCTTTGACTTTCTGGAGAAAGAGAAGTGTTAGTGAACTTGTAGCTTATTTAGTGAG GATAGAAGACCTTGGAGTTGTGGTAGATTGCCTTCCTGTTCTAACCAATAG tttACAGGAAGAAAAGCAATGTATCTCTCTTGGCTGCTGTGTAGACTTATTTCCTCTAGTAAAGTCTTTACTTCAAAGCAGATTTGAAGA atatGTAATTGTTGGCTTAAACTGGCTTCAAGCAGTAATAAAAAGGTGGTGGTCAGAACTCTCATCTAAATCAGAAATTATAAGTGATGG aaataTTAAGATTTTAAAGCAACAGTTGAATGGATTATGGGAACAGGAAAACCATCTTACCTTGGTTCCAGGATATACTGGTAATATAGCTAAG GACGTAGATGCTTATTTATTACAGCTGCAGTGA